A stretch of Arachis hypogaea cultivar Tifrunner chromosome 15, arahy.Tifrunner.gnm2.J5K5, whole genome shotgun sequence DNA encodes these proteins:
- the LOC112747869 gene encoding homeobox-leucine zipper protein ATHB-40 isoform X1, protein MNQRSMDEQMMLISQLYPAGGGAYTQIIAQQDIYFVGENKKARRRRNKKKKGGENGGGEGNKKRKLSEEQVNLLEMNFGNEHKLESERKDKLALELGLDPRQVAVWFQNRRARWKNKKLEEEYSNLKRAHETTLLDKCRLETEVLKLNEQLSNAKEEIQRLQDMVPSNSSSSQSQSQSQSMEIMDPPFLGDYVFCVPEAHYINGMEWVDPYENIW, encoded by the exons ATGAATCAAAGATCTATGGATGAACAAATGATGCTTATATCTCAGCTATATCCTGCTGGTGGTGGTGCCTACACTCAGATAATTGCTCAACAAG ATATATATTTTGTAGGGGAGAATAAGAAAGCAAGAAGGAGGCgtaataagaagaagaagggaggagAAAACGGAGGTGGAGAAGGGAACAAAAAGAGAAAGTTGAGTGAAGAGCAAGTGAATCTTCTTGAGATGAATTTTGGGAATGAACACAAACTGGAGTCGGAACGGAAGGACAAGCTAGCTTTGGAGCTTGGTTTGGATCCGAGGCAAGTTGCCGTTTGGTTTCAGAATAGAAGAGCTCGTTGGAAGAACAAGAAACTGGAGGAAGAATACTCCAATCTCAAGAGAGCACATGAAACCACTTTACTCGACAAATGTCGCCTTGAAACTGAG GTGCTGAAACTTAACGAGCAACTTTCTAATGCAAAAGAGGAGATTCAACGATTGCAAGACATGGTCCCAAGCAACAGTTCTAGTTCGCAATCGCAATCACAATCACAGTCAATGGAAATTATGGACCCGCCATTTCTTGGAGACTATGTCTTTTGTGTACCTGAAGCTCATTACATTAATGGCATGGAATGGGTTGATCCGTACGAAAATATTtggtaa
- the LOC112747869 gene encoding homeobox-leucine zipper protein ATHB-40 isoform X2, with the protein MNQRSMDEQMMLISQLYPAGGGAYTQIIAQQGENKKARRRRNKKKKGGENGGGEGNKKRKLSEEQVNLLEMNFGNEHKLESERKDKLALELGLDPRQVAVWFQNRRARWKNKKLEEEYSNLKRAHETTLLDKCRLETEVLKLNEQLSNAKEEIQRLQDMVPSNSSSSQSQSQSQSMEIMDPPFLGDYVFCVPEAHYINGMEWVDPYENIW; encoded by the exons ATGAATCAAAGATCTATGGATGAACAAATGATGCTTATATCTCAGCTATATCCTGCTGGTGGTGGTGCCTACACTCAGATAATTGCTCAACAAG GGGAGAATAAGAAAGCAAGAAGGAGGCgtaataagaagaagaagggaggagAAAACGGAGGTGGAGAAGGGAACAAAAAGAGAAAGTTGAGTGAAGAGCAAGTGAATCTTCTTGAGATGAATTTTGGGAATGAACACAAACTGGAGTCGGAACGGAAGGACAAGCTAGCTTTGGAGCTTGGTTTGGATCCGAGGCAAGTTGCCGTTTGGTTTCAGAATAGAAGAGCTCGTTGGAAGAACAAGAAACTGGAGGAAGAATACTCCAATCTCAAGAGAGCACATGAAACCACTTTACTCGACAAATGTCGCCTTGAAACTGAG GTGCTGAAACTTAACGAGCAACTTTCTAATGCAAAAGAGGAGATTCAACGATTGCAAGACATGGTCCCAAGCAACAGTTCTAGTTCGCAATCGCAATCACAATCACAGTCAATGGAAATTATGGACCCGCCATTTCTTGGAGACTATGTCTTTTGTGTACCTGAAGCTCATTACATTAATGGCATGGAATGGGTTGATCCGTACGAAAATATTtggtaa